In the Octopus bimaculoides isolate UCB-OBI-ISO-001 chromosome 7, ASM119413v2, whole genome shotgun sequence genome, tgaatgaatatgtttgtgcaaAGATAATTCACCACTTCTAGAGAATGTttttccacaaatatcacagtaatatggtttttcacctgtgtgCGTACGCTTGTGGCTAGACAAATAATCACTTctagaaaatgttttaccacatatatcacagtaatatggcttttctccagtgtgaataaATTTGTGTGAAGACAAATGATCACTTCTAGTAAAtgttttaccacatatatcacagtgatatggtttttctctttTGTGGCAACGTCTATGGGAAGATAGTTCATCAAGTGTTGAAAACCTTTCACTACAAATATCACAGttgtatggtttttctcctgtgtgtatgcgtttgtgttttgATAAACTACGACTTCCAGAATATGTttcaccacaaatatcacaatggtatggtctTTCTCCTGTGTGGATTAATTTGTGAGAAGACAGCTGACCACTTCTGGAAAATGTTTTACTACAGGTATCACACTGGTAAGGTCTTTCTCCTGTTTGAACACATATGTGTGAAGACAAATGATCTTTTGTAGAAAATGTTTCATCACAGATATAACATTGGTATAGTTTATCTCTTGTGTGAATATCTTTGTGGCGAATTAACAAATTGCTGCTG is a window encoding:
- the LOC106872807 gene encoding zinc finger protein 681 produces the protein MNEKAETENIDASTAIQENLDKKSHPCDICGEVFTRKNLRQHKLTHSSSKLYQCEVCNKQFTSSNLLIRHKDIHTRDKLYQCYICDETFSTKDHLSSHICVQTGERPYQCDTCSKTFSRSGQLSSHKLIHTGERPYHCDICGETYSGSRSLSKHKRIHTGEKPYNCDICSERFSTLDELSSHRRCHKREKPYHCDICGKTFTRSDHLSSHKFIHTGEKPYYCDICGKTFSRSDYLSSHKRTHTGEKPYYCDICGKTFSRSGELSLHKHIHSGERPYVCDVCGKTFSQNGILSKHKRLHTGEKPYKCDICDKKFYTSSNLSSHIRTHTGERPYRCDICGATFTQSGSLFKHKRIHTGEKPYQCDICDKKFSTNSHLSRHKRIHTGEKPYHCDICGQTFTQNSNLNQHKRIHSEESL